The genomic DNA CCCCTTCTGGCAGGAGCTGCTCTCGTGCTACGttgtcaacaccaccgaaTTCGATGACTCTGGAAAGGCCAAGTGCGCCGGACACATGGAGGACTACTACGAGTGCTTGCACCACAGAAAGGAGGTTAGCGACTGCCCCGAGCGCCGGCGCAAACATCATAGGGAACCTCTCGCTGATCGAGATTGTGATACAGGCTGCCAGAGTCAAGGCCCTGCAGGCTGCTTACAGAgctgccgaggccaagaagctgaaAGAGAATCCTCCGAATGCTACGCAAATAAGGAATCTGGGGCTGCTAGACAAGGAGGACGACACAAAGAAGGTGCTTGGATCGAGCTAGACGGGGCCGATGAGAGAATAGACGTTTTCGATGTGCTTATAAA from Podospora pseudoanserina strain CBS 124.78 chromosome 2, whole genome shotgun sequence includes the following:
- a CDS encoding hypothetical protein (COG:C; EggNog:ENOG503P55N) — its product is MASGYGVNGGPSRCFPFWQELLSCYVVNTTEFDDSGKAKCAGHMEDYYECLHHRKEAARVKALQAAYRAAEAKKLKENPPNATQIRNLGLLDKEDDTKKVLGSS